The genomic window GGCGacccccctcctcagccccccaggcAGTTCCTACCAGTTCTCCTCAGAAAAGAACTCCTAAGAGTCCTTTGGCCTCTAGTAATAAACGTCCAAGGCCTCAGGGGATGCAGACATTGGAATCATTTTTCAAGCCATTAACACACTAGCATTGCCCTCAGGCTTGCTGCAAAGTCctaatattctaaaatttaaaaattcaactctGCACTTCTTAAAGGATATTCATAactataaatatttgaattttaggaTTCTGAATGCTTATGAAAATTCATTGAATTTTTATCCCTTGAGGATAAAATCTAGATTGTTCACATCATAGTTGCTAATATGCTCTGAAACTatgaatgttttttaattttttgtttgatttcggGCCACACTGAcagtactcgggaattactcctggctctgaactcaggaattactccttgtcagagatcaaatccaggttgactgcatgcaagacaagcaccctacccactgtacttgctctctggcccctaaaactctgacatttttaattgaaaaaaagttTACATTAGATGAATTAAAGAACTCATCTCTTCACAGGCTGGATTCAAATCCCATTGCCAATTGAgatgtgaaaatttttatctttattttttttattttttattttttttgcttttttgggtcacacccagcgatgctcaggggttactcctggctttgcactcaggaattactcctggcgtgcttgggggaccatatgggatgccggggattgaacccgggtcggccgcgtgcaaggcaaacgccctacccgctgtgctatcactccggccccagaaaatttttatctttagagatacaattgctttgaaaaaaaaagtttaagtttagaaaaaaaattggagagctatatctggcagtgctcagggattactcccagtattgtgctcacgggaccatggaatgctgggaattgaactttgaCCTCCCACTGGCAAAGGGAATCCTTTGAGCTCTCTGGatcctgtgttttgtttttattttcgggttggcagcgtgcaaggcaagctccttacctctcCACCCCATTCTCTTTCTGGCTGCCTCCTCCtggagatctctgagcactgggccagtagtaagctctaagcactgccaggtatggcccaaaaacaaacaaaaaatagggtGAGATCTAGGCCAAATTGAGTCACTTTCCTCATTTGAGAATAATGCCTTAAATGGAAAAGATTGAGAAAGATGTTTTTAGGGTTGAGGATATTCCAGAGGTGAAGCATATTTCTCATGTGTataaggccccaagtttgattatcccaccacaaaaggaaaacaaacaatggTGTACTTTTAAAGTTGGCACTGAAAGAGAACTGAGTAAAAAAaagtcaaccaaaaaaaaaaaaaaatccttccagcTCTGTGACTGGGCTGGTTTagtattaatctttttttttttttaattgaatcaccgtgagatagttacaaagctttcatgattgagtttcagtcatacaatgattgaatacccatccctccaccagtgtacattttccaccaccaatgccaccaatgttcccaatatccctccctctACCCGCACCttatcccacccctgcctctgtggcaggcacctttattcttactctctacttctgagcattatggtttgctatacagatactgagaggccatcatggttagtcctttgtttattttcagcatacctcccatcctgagcagtccttccaaccatccttgacttagtggtcccttcttcatcctaactgccttctcccccagcacatgaggcaggcttcctgcCATGGAGCAATCCAAcaagcccttgtctctactgtccttgggtgttagtctcatactgttattttatattccatagtaTTAATATTCGACCAAACTGTAAGCCTTGAAACCCTGAAGTGACATGACTAATTTTGGGCAGGTTCCTGTACACAGAAGCTATTCATTAAATACTGAATTTCATACCACTAAACTAGTTTTAATACAATTGCAGTCTCTTACATTTTGTTCTGATGTAAAATGATATTGTGACTGAACTAGTCTAGGAGCTGTTTGCACTGGAGAAGCCATATTCAGAATGCAGCCCCACACTAGAACCTGCCATTCAGAGCCTGGTTTGGAGACGAAGCATAAGTGGAGTAACAAAATTTCCCAGGATGTATCTttgagggttttgtttggggatgggccatatctggtggtgctcaggtgttactcctggttctgtgctcaggaattactcttggaggttcttgggggagcatatgtgatgttagggattgaacctgggtctgtcacatgcaaggcaaacaccctacccactgtactatctctctggcccctccagagTGTATCCTCAAGTTCGAGAAACACTTAAAAGATATCAAGGATAATAGTCCTTTAAACCCTAGAGTACAAATCTGAGTTTTTTTCTGACTTCAGATGCACAGGTACATTTACCACTTCCTTTTTAAGTGACTAGTGTTGTACTTAGTGTTTTGTGCTTGTCTATATTTATAGTACTATGCTGATCTCTATTCTTAAAGGTGGAAAGTTGGAGCtttttgattttcagttttggtttctGGCTTCTCTGGTGTGGGAAGCCCTCTTGAAGTGTGTAAAGAACTCagaacagtgtacatttcccccacATAAGCCAACGGCTTGATTATAAATTAGTATGTATTGTTTGAAAAGCGGAATGTTTGAAAACCCATAGGGCCTTACCaggaattttctcaaaaaaacgtTCCACCAAATCTATAGTATTCACTGTATATATGACCCTTTCTagatttgtgttttttaaatttattttggaaggttttggggtcactcttgcCAGTGGTCAGAGGATGATGGGGTGTTGGTGATaaagcctgggcctcctgcatccGGAGCATGTGTTCCTACCCGAAGTACTACACTCAGACCCCTAAATACTAAATGTTCTATGAACGTAGCAAAGTGGCTGTTTCTGGAGATCTCTCATTAACTGAGATGATTTTTGAAACTCTTTATTTTGGCCTTCCGAGCTATGCTGGAGGTCATCCTCAggctctgcatgccaggcagtGCCCTCCAGCCCTTAGTGCTAGTTccaagaaagaaagggggggggggacagaggaaGCAGTCTTTTCCTTTGGGTGCTATCCATATCAAGTGGAACCAAATTTTAACACTTTGAGTGGAAGGAGATTAGTCAGACAGAAAAGCAGTGTAGAAAGCTGGTTTTATGAGACTCCTAGAAGGCCAAGATGTgtggcatgtatgtgtgcatcccCATGGGATGCCAGTGGCTAACTCAccttctggtttatttatttatttattttttccttttgggtcacacccggcgatgcacaggggctactcctggctctgcactcaggaattactcctggtgtgctcaggggaccatatgggatgctgggaatcgaacccgggttggccacatgcaaggcaaacaccctacccgctgtgctatcgctccagcccccgccgccCTTTTTTTCTGAGGACTGCCAATGATGACTGCATGGTAGCAGTGTGCAGGTGGAGAGCACAACACGAGATGCTGAGAGGTACAGTAGTACTGTTGCTGAACATGACCTTTTCTCTGCTGTTTGTCAGCTGTACAGAAGGAAGTGAACTGCTTCGTTCTCAACACAGGAGGAAGTTCTTTTACCACAGGTTTCTTAGTAAAACCAATGATACTTGAAAGCAGCTGAGCTTAAGCGGTGGGAATGCTATCAATACCTTTGAGGTAGAAAGCTCCCTGGGATCTGGGTCATGTTTCTTACGCCTTTTAcaaagataatataaaaaatatagtccCTTTCTGCAGATGACTTTAGTCTGGGTCTGTCCCTCCCCATGAAATATGGCAATTGAGTAAATACTTGCCAGTTGGCCAGGTGGCACCCAGCTCCAGGAGCCAGCTTTAGCCCATCTAAACCTCTCTCCAGATTATTTGCATTACTAGGAGAAGCGTGAGAACCAAATGACCAGGTCTCTACATGCTACTCTTAGTTCCTTAACTGGCATGCTAGTATCTTAACAGGACAGGGAAGCAGCAGGTTACTTAACAATGGCAACCATTTAGTCAGGGAACTACTTGGCGAATGTGTGGGGGTTTCCTCTACCGGCTGGAGAAGTGTtgctttcactttctcttttgctCAGAGAATGAGGCAAAGCCGTTCAGAATTTCAGAATGCTTGGTCACAGCGTTGGCACACTGATGGCATGTGGGCAGCAAAGGAAGAAGGGCAAATAGGGACCAGATGAGTTTCTCCCCCTTCTGGTCGGACTTCTGTCTGGGTTTCACATGTCTCTCCAGCTTGGGGGGTAATGGAGCCCGGGGTCTCCGAGTCTGTGTCTTAAGACCAGCACAGTATgttcaataaaacttttattctGTACAATATATATgtgattttaaatatgtatatatatacacactatatatatacatatgtgtgtatatgtatatatacacacacatatatatatatgcagagacACATCAACCAACAAATCCCTGAGTCCGTGGAACCCAGGACACtatgaagggaaaggagggactCCATCCCCTAAACAGTAGGAAATATGGCAActgctctcccttccctccaggTTCCCTGCAACAGAGGGAAAGGGATAATTCACTGCAGATTATGAAAACAAGGGGACTTACATGGGGGCTGGAAGTGTAGGTGCAAGGGCGTCAGGATGGTGAGATGTGGGTCAGGTCCCCAGCCACCAAGCTGGGGGAAAGTGAAACATACTGTTTGACCCAATACTAAAACCAACGTCATTGCAGAGATGGGGCTGGTGgacaagcagctgacctggtcAGCCAAGCCTGAGCTCGGCAGCCCCATGCCTGGGCCAGCAAGACAAATAGCACCTGTGGGGCCTTTACAGCAGAAACGGGACATGGCCCTCGAATGAAGGGAAGGGAGACTGGGTCGAGGAGCAGGCTTCCTGTCTCAGCACAGGGTGGGAACACTCATTCACAGTTCCTGTGCCACTTCTTCCAGGCTCTGGGCCATCTGAGGGCCAGGAGAGATGTCTTTTGTCCAGAGTTGGGTAGCAACAGGCAACTTACATGGCCATAGAAGAGGTAATGAAAAGGAGTGCTCTCAAGACCACCCTGGTGGCTAGGCCAGTGCCTTAAGTCCCGGGGCTGAGGTGGCGGTCAGCTCCTTCCAGCACAGGCCGCAGGGGTCACCAGGATTGATGAGTCCACCAGGTAGACACGCAGCTGCCGAAGAGTGCCCTGGCATCTCCCTCAGGGCTGCCTCTCCCTGGCACGCCAAACGTGGCACCTCTCTAGAAAGCTGGCTGGGTGCGAGTGGCAGAGGGCATGGCTCTCCCGAGCCTATTAATACACAGTCGCCAGCGGGGGCAGCATGCCCGAAGTCACCTTATGTATTGTAGGGACAGCAACAGAGCTGGGCCTGCTGCAGTTGTTCAGAAGCCCATGTTGGCCTGGGCCTCTCCAGCAGCGATGGCTTGCACGTCCGTGACATGGCCAATGCCCTTGGTGACACCCTCCCGGAACAGCAACTTGGCACCCACCTTCAGGTATTCTGGGTGCTTCAGGAAGCGGAAGCAGACCACTGCCTTTTCTCCTGTCCGAAGCTTGTCCTGCAGCAGAGGGTGGTCACTGGCCCTGGCCTATCCCGTTTGCTTTCCTCCCTCTGGGTCGTATCCGCTTTTTCCCACCCCAAGTGGGGGCTCTGTTCCCTCTGTGAGATCTATGCCCAGATTCGGGTAGCAAGGGGAATTCTGACTTTTCCCTGGGAAAACAGGTGTGGCCGGGTCCCCCGCTCACCTTGGCATGGATCTTCTCCACCACTGCCGTCTGACGTACGTTGCCCACGTGGACGGTTACCTGGAAGCCTCGCCGGAAGGTGGTGGCATGGAACAGCAGGACTATCTCTGCCTCGAACACTGAGCAGATGGTGGGGTTCATCTCGGGGCTCACCATCACCATGCCCTGGGGAGGCAGTTCCCAGACTCAGGCAGGACAGGTCTCTAAGTGGTCATCCCCAGACCCTCCTCCGCTCTTCAACTTTCTCTTCCTCCAGGACCAAAGAGCTGAACACAATATCCCCCCGCCACAGAAGACAGCATCGAGGGCTGGGGCAGATGGGTATGCAGGGGCCCCAGGTgccatccttggcactgcacggtcccctgagtactgccaggagtgacttctgagcatgggtgtgatccaaaaaaaaaaagcttgaaatTTTCCTCTTGGAGGGAGCCCCTTCTATGTTCTCCTGCCCTTTTGCTGCATTGCACTTTGGGGGCCCTGGAACCTCTGGTCGGCGCTGGCTGTTTCCTAGTTAGCGGTCTGCACTTGCTGAGAATTCTAAGTCTTTCTTTCTTGCACCATCAGTCTGGGCACCCAGTTTCTGGGGGTAGAGACCATGCTTCTTCCGGTCCCAGGGGTCAGTCTccagcccgccctcccccctcacctTGCGAAGCAGCGCTCTGTCAAAGTCCCCCAGGGCCAGTGTGGCGGCCTGGCCGGCTCGCAGCACCCGGCACGCAGAGCGGTTCCGCTGGATGCTGCAGACCCTGAGCTCCAGGAAGCGGCCGTCGTCTGTGGGGCCCACCACCAGCTGGTCCCCCTCTCGGCAGATCCCACTGTGGTCAGGTGGCACGGCGTCAGGCGAGGCTCTCCGCCTGCCACCTCTGCTcaggtcccccccgccccctttcccTTCCCGATGGGGTCCATTGGGTAGGGAAGGCCCCCCCTGGCAGATTGTGGCCCTGAGTGCCTGCAGCCCGAGGGCAAGGGCATAGAGCCCCTGGGATGTCGCGTCTACACTGGCACAGGAAGGGACCTCTCTTTCGGGGGCCTGACAACACTTTAGGTCTCTTCCTTGGGCCTGGGGCTCCGAGACACCCCGGAAGTAGCCATCCTTTTTGTTCCTTCCCTTTTTGTTCCTTGGCTCTCCTCAGTGAGCAAGCCTGTGCGCTTGGGGGGCTCCTCTGACTCCTGcgctggggtggggtaggggcagGCAGGGCCACTCACCTGGACAGGGTCCCTCCAACAACTGTCCCCACCTCCGGGACCGTGTAGATTTCATCCACCTGAAGCCAAAGAAACTGCTATCAGTGTCCTGCCACGCAGCCCGAGCAGCAgacatgggggcagggaggggcgaggagggggtCCACAGGTGGCCTGGTACCTGGAACTCGGTCAGCTGCTGCATGAGCTCCTCCTGCTCCTTACTGTTGGTGAGCGGCGGGAGGATGTTCAGAAAGACTTTGAGCAGATCCAGACTCTCTCCAGACACGCTGGACAGTGTGAAGATGGGGGTGACACTGCAGAGGAGAAGGGCGGGCACATAAGCAGTTCCCATGGGGAGCAGAGGCAAGCGCCCAGGCAGGGACAGGGGTGTGTCTCAGGAGGATACCCTTTGCCCCCCGTCTCTGCTGTGagcacccccccccaaccaaGGGAGAGGTGGATGCTCGGCACTGCCCTCACTGCCAGGGTCCCGGTCAGGTGGGGGAGCCTCTACCAGACACCCAGCGCCCCAGGGTCagtggggccgggaggggggaggggctgtcccGGGCTGCAGGGCTTACTTGGGTGACTGGGCAAACTGCTGGGCAGCAGTGACGGCATCGTCCTCAGAGGTGACCAGCATGGGGACCTTGTGGCAGCCAGGCTGCTTGAGGACCCGCTCGAGCTGGCGGACGGTCCTCTCCACGGTGCTCCTGGCACACAGGTCCACCTTGCTGACCACGATGAAGAAGGGCACTTTGAGGGCCAGAGCCAGCCCCAGGTGCTCCCGTGTGGTGCCAGCTGCCTCCAAGGAAGAACAGGGGTGGCGGGAGAGAAAGCGTgagagaggtgggtgggtggggcgtGCACACTGAGCGCGCAGGTCTGGGGCGGCCCCAATCCGGCCCCCGCCAGGCGTGCGTACCAATGCCGGTGTTGGCGCTGACAAGGAGCAGGGCGCAGTCAGGGCAGTAGGAGGTGAGGCCGAAGATGGTGGTGTGCAGGTACTTGTGGTGGCCGGCCAGGTCGATGAAGGTGATCATCTTGGAGCTGCCCTCGCAGATCTCTTCTGCCGTCCGCGAGTCGCTGTAGTTCACCACCTGGCCCAGAGCCCAGGGTGCTCAGCGGCCCTGGCCAAGCCCCCCCAGCCTGGAAGCACTCCAGGCCCACAACCAGTCCGGGCAGGGTTCTGCCTCTCACCCCAGGGCTCCCACAGCTGAGGGGCTTCTGCGGACACCCCGCCGCTCTCTAGGGAAGGGGGAGAGCTGAGCAGAGCCCTCAGGGCCTTAGCCtgccccgcggccccggcccctCGCCTCTAGCAGCCCCTCCTGGGCCGGGCCCGCGGGCCCCAGGGAGTGCATGCACCTCGCCCTTGCTGTTGAAGCCCAGGATCTCGAAGCTGATGCTGGAGGTTCGGCCAGACTGAATCTCGTGCAGGTGGCGGAAAAGATTGAGCCGTGCTCGGCCCCGGCCATTGTCCAGTTCTCCCTGGGTCAGGACGCCCAGCAGAGTGGACTTCCCGGAGTCCACATTCCCCAGGACGGCCACGCGGAGGTCCAGAAACTGTGGGTGAATGGCCACAGGTGAGGGcatccacctcctccccctcaccacagcgggtgggctgggggccaagGGAACGGGTTGGGGAGGCAGGAAGCCGGGGTGCTTACCTGTTGGTTATCGGGGACCTTTCGGACCAGCACCTCAGTGATCTTCCGGGGCGTGTCGCTATCATAATCCACCTCTCGCTCCCGGAGAACAGTGATGTCTGCCCCTACTCTGTCACGGCAAGGCCACACAGCTGCCACTTCACCCCTGCACTCTTCCCCCCAGCCCCGAATGTCTCCGGGCCCATGGCCTTCCCCCCGTAGCTCCTGGCACCTCACAGCACCTCCTCCCACTGTCACCACCACCCCACGGCGTGGCACCCACTCGACATTATCTTCCAGCCACGGGCAAAAGAGACAAAGCCAAGGTCCGGGCTGGGAGATGGCACAGCATTGGGGGTGGCGAGCATGTACCAGCCTTGGTTCCATCTGGCATCACATGTGCGGCCCCCCCCAGCATTGTTAGATATGGCCCTGGAGCCCCCTTTATTGAACCActagcctggttggctgagaatcaccagtagCACCCCTGGACTGCCCTGAGCACTTGGGTGtccccccaactcccctgccAGCACTATCTCAAAAGCTAAGGTCCACAGCAAGGGCGCAAAGGATGCCAAGGGTCCCCCCTTTCAGCCCCCTGTCCAGGGGCCCGAGTGAGACCCTCGTACTTCTCTGCCATCCGGTGCAGGGTCTTGAGAGAGGCCCGCATCTCCTCCTCGGCCAGCCCCACCAGCAGCCCATTGTCCTCCACTCCGATCTGGTAGACGGCCTCCCCGCGGCCCTCCTGCAGCCGCCACTTCATCTGTGTCACTAGGTGCTCGAAGCGGTACTGGGACGGGTTTACCAGCTTCAGCTATGGGGGGACGGTGGGAGCAGGAGGCCAAAATCAGAGCCGGGGCCCAAGTCCCCCAGGGCACCCTCCACTGCcatgacccccccccacccggccccacgTGGGTATCCATTTCCCAGGTGAGGTCCAGGGCCCTTATCCTGAGCCAACAGCCCTACGGTGCCTGGGGACATCACCCACTGCCCTCCAGCAcaacctgcccctccccagcccaagacTCACTTTATATTCGATGTTTCCATCTTCAGCCTGTAAAGAAACCGGGCTGTCACCATACCAGCGGACCAAAACCCCCTCCAGGCCCAGGCAGCCGAGCACCTCAGTAGTAGCGGCTCTGGCAGGTGCCGCCCAGGGCGACCAA from Sorex araneus isolate mSorAra2 chromosome 4, mSorAra2.pri, whole genome shotgun sequence includes these protein-coding regions:
- the GTPBP2 gene encoding GTP-binding protein 2, with the translated sequence MDSRVSELFGGCCRPGGGPAVGGTLKARGAGGSSGCGGPKGKKKNGRNRGGKANNPPYLPPEAEDGNIEYKLKLVNPSQYRFEHLVTQMKWRLQEGRGEAVYQIGVEDNGLLVGLAEEEMRASLKTLHRMAEKVGADITVLREREVDYDSDTPRKITEVLVRKVPDNQQFLDLRVAVLGNVDSGKSTLLGVLTQGELDNGRGRARLNLFRHLHEIQSGRTSSISFEILGFNSKGEVVNYSDSRTAEEICEGSSKMITFIDLAGHHKYLHTTIFGLTSYCPDCALLLVSANTGIAGTTREHLGLALALKVPFFIVVSKVDLCARSTVERTVRQLERVLKQPGCHKVPMLVTSEDDAVTAAQQFAQSPNVTPIFTLSSVSGESLDLLKVFLNILPPLTNSKEQEELMQQLTEFQVDEIYTVPEVGTVVGGTLSSGICREGDQLVVGPTDDGRFLELRVCSIQRNRSACRVLRAGQAATLALGDFDRALLRKGMVMVSPEMNPTICSVFEAEIVLLFHATTFRRGFQVTVHVGNVRQTAVVEKIHAKDKLRTGEKAVVCFRFLKHPEYLKVGAKLLFREGVTKGIGHVTDVQAIAAGEAQANMGF